From a region of the Triticum aestivum cultivar Chinese Spring chromosome 7D, IWGSC CS RefSeq v2.1, whole genome shotgun sequence genome:
- the LOC123169921 gene encoding RPM1-interacting protein 4: MAKQQKNAHVPKFGNWDNDGNVPYTLYFDNARKGKGGKPINPNDPVENPEAFSSSVVAPSPNRSFDQGRPALPPASPPPAHHHERRPSDAPAAAPPLSPYHRNSGGEPPRRGPGGGRAGGGGYSVEQSPAPSPLHPYGQSRAEYSDGSGYGLVANSVDRSRARGASRGNETPTRGSAVPKFGDWDSNPASADGYTHIFNKVREEKSTQAKAPGLGKDNVAYGNGARKHDDGYVSSSRWCFGWCK, encoded by the exons ATGGCT AAGCAGCAGAAGAACGCGCACGTCCCGAAGTTCGGCAACTGGGACAACGACGGCAACGTCCCCTACACGCTCTACTTCGACAACGCACGCAAGGGCAAGGGCGGCAAGCCCATCAACCCCAACGACCCCGTCGAGAACCCCGAGGCCTTCTCCTCCTCCGTCGTCGCGCCGTCGCCGAACCGCTCCTTCGACCAGGGCAGGCCGGCTCTccctcctgcctccccgcctccGGCTCACCACCACGAGCGCCGGCCCAGCGACGCGCCGGCGGCCGCCCCGCCGCTGTCCCCGTACCACCGCAACTCCGGTGGCGAGCCGCCAAGAAGAGGCCCCGGCGGCGGACGGGCAGGCGGAGGCGGGTACAGCGTGGAGCAGTCACCGGCACCGTCCCCGCTGCACCCGTACGGGCAGTCGAGGGCCGAGTACTCCGATGGCAGCGGCTACGGCCTCGTGGCCAACTCCGTCGACCGGTCCCGTGCCAGGGGCGCCTCCCGCGGCAACGAAACA CCGACGAGGGGGTCGGCGGTGCCCAAGTTCGGCGACTGGGACTCCAACCCGGCGTCGGCCGATGGCTACACGCACATCTTCAACAAGGTGAGGGAGGAGAAGAGCACCCAGGCCAAGGCACCGGGGCTTGGCAAGGACAACGTCGCATATGGCAATGGCGCCAGGAAGCACGACGACGGCTACGTCTCCTCG AGTCGCTGGTGCTTTGGGTGGTGCAAGTAG